One bacterium DNA segment encodes these proteins:
- a CDS encoding DUF3786 domain-containing protein, which yields MVPPRNPLDVYRHLPRTNCGECGARGCMAFAAAVLADERRPRDCPYLSPEAAAAVDAYLGERRGVWDGQQDELQELRAGVAALDFAAAAARIGGRVEGGRLVVKCLGKDFQIAPDGSIGSDCHTHAGLAIPLLRYVLHARGGEPTGRWVPFRELSQAAAGRASLFEQRCERPLGRLLDAHTGLISDLIDLFAGERSVNLFGSDLSLVLYPLPRLPLLVCWWKPDEGMESSLHLFFDETAIGQLSDAWIHGLCAGLADMFEKIVRRHA from the coding sequence ATGGTCCCGCCCCGCAACCCCCTCGACGTCTACCGGCACCTGCCGCGGACCAACTGCGGCGAGTGCGGCGCGCGCGGCTGCATGGCGTTCGCCGCGGCGGTCCTGGCGGACGAGCGGCGCCCGCGCGACTGCCCGTACCTGTCGCCGGAGGCCGCAGCGGCGGTCGACGCCTACCTCGGCGAGCGCCGCGGCGTCTGGGACGGCCAGCAGGACGAACTGCAGGAGCTGCGGGCGGGCGTCGCGGCGCTGGACTTTGCCGCGGCGGCGGCGCGCATCGGCGGGCGTGTCGAGGGCGGCCGGCTGGTCGTCAAGTGCCTCGGCAAGGACTTCCAGATCGCCCCCGACGGCTCAATCGGCTCGGACTGCCACACGCACGCGGGCCTCGCGATCCCGCTGCTGCGCTACGTCCTGCACGCGCGCGGCGGCGAGCCGACCGGGCGCTGGGTGCCGTTCCGCGAGCTGAGCCAGGCGGCGGCGGGAAGGGCGTCGCTCTTCGAGCAGCGCTGCGAGCGGCCCCTCGGGCGGCTGCTGGACGCGCACACCGGCCTGATCTCGGATCTGATCGACCTGTTCGCCGGGGAGCGGTCCGTGAACCTCTTCGGGTCGGACCTCTCGCTGGTGCTTTACCCGCTGCCGCGCCTGCCGCTGCTCGTCTGCTGGTGGAAGCCGGACGAGGGGATGGAGTCGTCGCTGCACCTCTTCTTCGACGAGACCGCGATCGGGCAGCTCAGCGACGCCTGGATTCACGGGCTCTGCGCCGGACTCGCTGACATGTTCGAGAAGATCGTCCGGCGGCACGCCTGA
- a CDS encoding PhzF family phenazine biosynthesis protein, whose translation MIPFYQVDAFTSCLFAGNPAGVCVLDAWLPDATLQAIAAENNLSETAFLVRRGEAFELRWFTPAVEVDLCGHATLASGHVVLNYVRQHPERVAFETKSGSLAVERRGDLLFLDFPTRRPSPCAPPEGLAKMLGAAPVETLCSRDLMVVFDDEATVRGLAPDLAAIARLDFLGVIATAPGREGDFVSRFFAPRAGVPEDPVTGSAHCTLIPYWAERLGRKDLHAFQVSRRGGELFCELRGERVSIGGHAVTYLRGGIELRD comes from the coding sequence ATGATCCCGTTCTACCAGGTCGACGCGTTCACCTCATGCCTCTTCGCCGGCAACCCGGCCGGCGTGTGCGTTCTCGACGCCTGGCTGCCCGACGCGACGCTGCAGGCGATCGCCGCCGAGAACAACCTCTCCGAGACCGCGTTCCTGGTCCGCCGGGGCGAGGCCTTCGAGCTGCGGTGGTTCACCCCCGCGGTCGAGGTCGACCTGTGCGGGCACGCCACGCTCGCCAGCGGGCACGTCGTCCTCAACTACGTGCGGCAGCATCCGGAGCGGGTGGCGTTCGAGACGAAGAGCGGGAGCCTCGCGGTGGAGCGGCGCGGCGACCTGCTCTTCCTGGATTTCCCCACGCGCAGGCCGTCGCCGTGCGCGCCGCCCGAAGGGCTTGCGAAGATGCTGGGCGCTGCCCCCGTCGAGACGCTCTGCTCGCGCGACCTCATGGTGGTGTTCGACGACGAGGCGACCGTCAGGGGCCTCGCCCCCGACCTCGCGGCGATCGCGCGCCTGGACTTCCTGGGGGTGATCGCCACGGCGCCGGGGCGCGAGGGCGACTTCGTCTCGCGCTTCTTCGCGCCGCGGGCGGGGGTCCCGGAGGACCCGGTCACCGGCAGCGCGCACTGCACGCTGATCCCCTACTGGGCGGAGCGGCTCGGGAGGAAGGACCTCCACGCCTTCCAGGTGAGCCGGCGCGGCGGCGAGCTGTTCTGCGAGCTGCGGGGCGAGCGCGTGTCGATCGGCGGCCACGCGGTCACGTACCTGCGGGGCGGGATAGAGTTGCGGGATTGA
- a CDS encoding VOC family protein, which produces MARVSTYLNFVRSTEEAFLFYKGVFGTEFSGPIARFKDIPAQPGQPPIPAGDANLVMHVELPILAGHMLMGTDAPESMGFTVTPGNNVYINLEPDTRAETERLFKALAAGGKVEMPLADMFWGAYFGSLTDRFGIHWMLNCTSKA; this is translated from the coding sequence ATGGCCCGCGTCAGCACGTATCTCAATTTCGTTCGTTCAACGGAAGAGGCGTTTCTGTTCTACAAGGGGGTGTTCGGGACGGAGTTTTCGGGGCCGATCGCCCGCTTCAAGGACATCCCGGCGCAGCCCGGCCAGCCGCCCATCCCGGCGGGGGACGCGAACCTGGTCATGCACGTCGAGCTGCCGATCCTGGCCGGCCACATGCTGATGGGCACCGACGCGCCGGAGTCGATGGGCTTCACCGTGACGCCGGGGAACAACGTCTACATCAACCTCGAGCCGGACACACGCGCCGAGACCGAGCGGCTGTTCAAGGCTCTCGCCGCCGGCGGCAAGGTCGAGATGCCGCTGGCCGACATGTTCTGGGGCGCCTACTTCGGGAGCCTGACGGACCGGTTCGGCATCCACTGGATGCTCAACTGCACGAGCAAGGCATGA
- a CDS encoding DUF2277 domain-containing protein, which translates to MCRNIKVLYNFEPPATDEEIQAAALQFVRKISGFAKPSAANQAPFDRAVRQVAKAAGALLGSLVTTAPARDRAVEAAKARARARVRFGASRRKGTS; encoded by the coding sequence ATGTGCAGGAACATCAAGGTGCTCTACAACTTCGAGCCACCCGCCACGGACGAGGAGATCCAGGCCGCGGCCCTGCAGTTCGTGCGGAAGATCAGCGGGTTCGCCAAGCCGTCGGCGGCGAACCAGGCCCCGTTCGACCGCGCCGTCCGCCAGGTCGCCAAGGCGGCCGGCGCGCTGCTCGGATCTCTGGTGACCACCGCGCCGGCGCGGGACCGCGCCGTGGAAGCCGCAAAGGCCCGGGCGCGCGCCCGCGTGAGGTTCGGTGCCTCGCGAAGGAAGGGGACGAGCTAG
- a CDS encoding PilZ domain-containing protein — protein MAQPQERRKFPRVPILIEIYYQSDSPVIRSRLADLSEGGLFVDTLNPLPQGAEVKFRFVLPGKAIQEPIVGLAKVAWIQPAVGMGIEFVRFGGDALDRLRAFLSQNP, from the coding sequence ATGGCCCAGCCCCAGGAGCGCCGCAAGTTCCCCCGGGTTCCCATCCTCATCGAGATCTACTACCAGAGCGACTCCCCGGTGATCCGCTCACGGCTCGCGGACCTCAGCGAGGGCGGGCTCTTCGTGGACACCCTCAATCCCCTTCCCCAGGGCGCCGAGGTGAAGTTCCGCTTCGTCCTGCCCGGGAAGGCCATCCAGGAGCCGATCGTCGGTCTCGCGAAGGTCGCGTGGATCCAGCCGGCGGTCGGCATGGGCATCGAGTTCGTGCGGTTCGGGGGCGATGCCCTCGATCGACTGCGGGCCTTCCTCAGCCAGAATCCGTAA
- a CDS encoding SagB/ThcOx family dehydrogenase, with translation MDELNRRHREFLKDSIRARFDFRTTAQSRGLPPPPAQKPYAADARTVELPAPERFAGLGVPSLLEVIRSRRSLRRFADEPLSLLELAFLLWATQGVTERPGPAVTLRTVPSAGARHAFETYLYCRRVEGIEEGIWRYLPLEHRLLLEFTQPGLEAAVAQACLGQTFVARGAATFFWSVLPARMEWRYGPAAHRVLPLDAGHVCQNLYLAAEAVGAGACAVGAYDQEALDALLRLDGEEEFVLYLAPVGKKGRA, from the coding sequence ATGGACGAGCTGAACCGCCGGCACCGGGAGTTTCTCAAGGACTCGATCCGCGCGCGGTTCGACTTTCGCACGACCGCGCAGAGCCGCGGACTGCCGCCCCCGCCGGCGCAGAAGCCGTACGCGGCGGACGCGCGCACGGTCGAGCTGCCGGCGCCCGAGCGCTTTGCCGGGCTGGGCGTGCCAAGCCTGCTCGAGGTGATCCGCAGCCGCCGCAGCCTGCGGCGCTTCGCGGACGAGCCGCTGTCGCTGCTCGAGCTGGCGTTCCTGCTCTGGGCGACGCAGGGCGTCACGGAGCGGCCCGGCCCGGCCGTGACGCTGCGCACCGTGCCGTCGGCGGGCGCGCGCCACGCCTTCGAGACCTACCTCTACTGCCGGCGCGTGGAGGGGATCGAGGAGGGGATCTGGCGCTACCTGCCGCTGGAGCACAGGCTGCTCCTCGAGTTCACGCAGCCGGGGCTGGAGGCGGCGGTCGCGCAGGCCTGTCTCGGCCAGACGTTCGTCGCGCGGGGTGCGGCGACGTTCTTCTGGAGCGTGCTGCCGGCGCGCATGGAGTGGCGCTACGGCCCGGCGGCGCACCGCGTGCTGCCGCTGGACGCCGGGCACGTCTGCCAGAACCTGTACCTGGCCGCGGAGGCCGTCGGGGCGGGCGCCTGCGCGGTCGGCGCCTATGACCAGGAGGCGCTGGATGCGCTGCTGCGGCTCGACGGCGAGGAGGAGTTCGTGCTGTACCTGGCGCCGGTCGGGAAGAAGGGGAGGGCGTGA